A window from Dioscorea cayenensis subsp. rotundata cultivar TDr96_F1 chromosome 10, TDr96_F1_v2_PseudoChromosome.rev07_lg8_w22 25.fasta, whole genome shotgun sequence encodes these proteins:
- the LOC120270034 gene encoding uncharacterized protein LOC120270034 isoform X1 translates to MKRPRIRGPMDRFTSSINHQASLGVYMRQQNIQDAVDKNRRHDVDRFLARWINESGIPFNAIDKDSFIQFVEAVGIYGKGYRPPSQYELKEPLLKEEVERTKGIIRDHEKEWENNGCSIMTDAWSDRKRRSIMNLCVNSNKGTIFLSSKEDSEEAHTRPYIYHYVDKCIKEVGAHRVVQVVTDNASNNMVAATTLEDKKRPSTFWTSCATHTLNLMLHGIGNLPKFKGVIEKAKSCTIFIYAHHKTLALMRKYTKKRDIVRPRVTRFATSFLSLQSLMEKKSELRTMFASSDWDKCKHSQSTKVRATYSTIMNVGFWNGVGLCLKVFAPLVRVLRLIDGDKKPSMEFLYGELLHAKEEIKGALKNQETLYREVLEIIETNARDRLDRPLHLTAYILNHYYSYKEEMIQKQFACHGWAT, encoded by the coding sequence ATGAAAAGGCCACGCATTCGTGGGCCGATGGATAGATTTACATCGTCTATTAATCACCAAGCTTCATTGGGTGTGTATATGCGGCAACAAAATATTCAAGATGCCGTTGATAAGAATAGAAGACATGATGTGGATCGATTTTTGGCAAGATGGATCAATGAGTCGGGTATTCCTTTCAATGCTATTGATAAGGATAGTTTTATACAATTTGTGGAGGCGGTTGGAATTTATGGGAAGGGTTATCGACCTCCAAGCCAATATGAATTAAAGGAGCCACTATTGAAGGAAGAAGTCGAGAGAACTAAAGGTATTATTAGGGACCATGAAAAAGAGTGGGAAAACAATGGTTGCTCAATCATGACCGATGCTTGGTCGGATCGAAAAAGGAGAAGTATTATGAATCTCTGTGTCAATTCTAACAAAGGCACaattttcctttcttccaaGGAAGATTCCGAAGAAGCACACACCAGGCCATATATCTATCACTATGTCGACAAGTGCATTAAAGAAGTTGGAGCACATAGAGTAGTTCAAGTGGTCACGGACAATGCGTCTAACAATATGGTGGCGGCAACAACATTGGAAGATAAGAAAAGGCCATCTACATTTTGGACTTCATGTGCCACACACACATTAAACCTCATGCTTCATGGAATAGGAAACCTACCTAAGTTTAAAGGAGTGATTGAGAAGGCAAAGTCATGTACTatcttcatctatgcacatcaCAAAACATTAGCATTGATGAGAAAGTATACAAAGAAAAGAGACATAGTAAGGCCGAGAGTCACAAGATTTGCAACTTCTTTTCTATCGTTGCAAAGTTTAATGGAGAAGAAAAGTGAGTTGAGAACTATGTTTGCTAGTAGTGATTGGGATAAGTGTAAGCATTCCCAATCAACAAAAGTGAGAGCAACTTATTCAACCATTATGAATGTGGGTTTTTGGAATGGAGTAGGATTGTGCTTAAAGGTATTTGCTCCTTTAGTTAGGGTGCTTCGCCTTATTGATGGGGATAAAAAACCATCAATGGAATTTTTGTATGGAGAGCTTCTTCACGCTAAGGAAGAGATTAAAGGAGCATTGAAGAATCAAGAGACCCTCTATCGAGAAGTCCTAGAAATTATTGAAACTAATGCTCGTGATAGACTTGATCGTCCATTACATTTGACGGCATACATCTTGAATCATTATTACTCCTATAAAGAGGAAATGATACAAAAGCAATTCGCTTGTCATGGATGGGCTACTTGA
- the LOC120270034 gene encoding uncharacterized protein LOC120270034 isoform X2: MDGLLECVEKIFPDFDAQNVVLNDELLKYKNKEGSFGRPAAKMGCTKTIDTFDPVGWWGTYGNGVPNLQRMARRILSLTSSPSGCERNWSTFEGIQTKKRNRLDATRLNNLVYVQFNSKIKEKREKVMKMGRDALLANDASKAQGWIVEGGDEDVEEEGMVGEMDSSRGSNMNFQVRELHEEDFVSDEEEDEEEVEFEPDMEGVLEGFQEEIDA, translated from the exons ATGGATGGGCTACTTGAATGTGTTGAGAAAATTTTCCCCGATTTTGATGCTCAAAATGTGGTGTTGAATGATGAATTGTTGAAGTATAAGAATAAAGAAGGTAGCTTTGGGAGACCGGCGGCCAAGATGGGATGCACTAAAACCATTGACACTTTTGATCCGG TTGGTTGGTGGGGCACTTATGGAAATGGTGTACCAAATTTGCAAAGAATGGCAAGAAGGATCCTCTCATTAACATCAAGTCCATCCGGGTGTGAGAGAAATTGGAGCACATTTGAGGGGatacaaacaaagaaaaggaatagACTAGATGCAACAAGGTTAAATAATCTAGTCTATGTCCAATTCAATTCCAAGATTAAGGAGAAGAGGGAAAAGGTAATGAAGATGGGAAGAGATGCACTTCTTGCTAATGATGCTAGTAAGGCTCAAGGATGGATTGTAGAGGGTGGTGATGAAGATGTTGAGGAAGAGGGAATGGTTGGAGAAATGGATAGCAGTAGAGGAAGTAATATGAATTTTCAAGTAAGAGAACTTCATGAAGAAGATTTTGTTTCggatgaggaagaagatgaagaagaggttgAGTTTGAGCCGGACATGGAAGGAGTCTTGGAGGGCTTTCAAGAAGAGATAGATGCCTAA